From Amycolatopsis sp. cg9, one genomic window encodes:
- a CDS encoding mycofactocin-coupled SDR family oxidoreductase: MTARVALVTGAARGIGAATVLRLAQQGYAVLAVDLAADDPALPYPLGTEAELAAVVETAGGKTAAFVADVRDPAAMRAAVEEAEQRWGGLDVAVAAAGVVAGGVPLWEVPQDQERAVLEVDLHGVVHLARAAVPALLRRPRPRSGRFLAVASAAATRGLPMLAAYCAAKAGVAGLVRALGAELGETGVTANAVSPGSTDTPILAESARLYDLPDATAFAAQQPVHRLLDPGEVAAVLAFLAGPDSGAVTGAVVPVDGGLAL, from the coding sequence ATGACCGCCCGGGTCGCGCTCGTCACCGGCGCCGCGCGGGGGATCGGGGCCGCCACCGTCCTTCGCCTGGCGCAGCAGGGCTACGCTGTCCTCGCCGTCGACCTCGCCGCCGACGATCCCGCCCTGCCCTACCCCCTGGGCACCGAAGCCGAACTCGCCGCCGTCGTCGAAACGGCGGGCGGGAAAACCGCCGCCTTCGTCGCCGACGTCCGGGACCCCGCGGCCATGCGAGCCGCCGTCGAAGAAGCCGAACAGCGCTGGGGCGGGCTCGACGTCGCCGTCGCCGCGGCCGGGGTCGTCGCCGGGGGCGTGCCGCTCTGGGAGGTGCCGCAAGACCAGGAACGGGCCGTGCTGGAGGTCGACCTCCACGGGGTCGTCCACCTCGCCCGCGCCGCCGTGCCCGCGCTGCTGCGGCGGCCGCGGCCCCGGTCGGGCCGGTTCCTCGCCGTCGCTTCGGCCGCCGCCACCCGGGGGCTGCCCATGCTCGCCGCCTACTGCGCCGCGAAAGCCGGGGTGGCCGGGCTCGTCCGGGCGCTCGGGGCCGAGCTGGGGGAGACCGGCGTGACCGCCAACGCCGTCAGCCCGGGCTCCACCGACACCCCCATCCTCGCCGAAAGCGCCCGGCTCTACGACCTCCCCGACGCGACCGCTTTCGCCGCGCAGCAACCCGTGCACCGCCTGCTCGACCCCGGCGAAGTCGCCGCCGTGCTGGCGTTCCTCGCCGGGCCGGACAGCGGGGCCGTGACCGGCGCCGTCGTGCCCGTGGACGGGGGGCTGGCCCTGTGA
- the mftF gene encoding mycofactocin biosynthesis glycosyltransferase MftF (Members of this protein family, MftF, are glycosyltransferases, members of PF00535 (glycosyl transferase family 2). The encoding gene is found as part of the mycofactocin cassette, in Mycobacterium tuberculosis, many other Actinobacteria, and occasional members of other lineages. Mycofactocin itself, a putative redox carrier, is a heavily modified derivative of the C-terminal Val-Tyr dipeptide of the mycofactocin precursor MftA (TIGR03969).), whose amino-acid sequence MTPLPAGFRIALDRDTKQLTADLLFGGSPARVVRLTAAGQAALRDLADAPVAATAAGTLARHLTDAGLAHPLPPEPDHPADLTVVVPVLGRPGPLARCLAGLGDRHPVLVVDDGSADPAAIAEVAAAHGAELVRRDVNGGPGAARNTALDHVSTELVAFVDSDCVPAPGWVDPLAAHFADPLVAAVAPRVRALAADTAAGRYTRAASSLDLGDRPARVAPGTRTSYVPTAALVVRRSAITGIGAFDPALRVGEDVDLVWRLHAAGFRVRYAPDVTVAHHEPETWRALLGRRARYGTSAAPLAKRHPGALAPLALHPWPALTVGALLAGRPLLAAGGFAGAVAGMVRTVRAHDVPADGVVRAMATAVHQTWLGCGRYGTQFAAPLLAALLVPRGWQRRAAVASLLFGPPLTAWAKTRPGLDPVRYTAAAIADDVAYGGGVWAGCLAHRTLEPVRPALVRRPVRFTTKGTR is encoded by the coding sequence GTGACGCCGTTGCCGGCGGGGTTCCGCATCGCACTCGACCGCGACACCAAGCAGCTGACCGCTGACCTCCTCTTCGGCGGCTCCCCGGCCCGGGTGGTGCGGCTGACGGCCGCCGGGCAGGCCGCGCTGCGGGACCTCGCCGACGCCCCGGTCGCCGCCACGGCCGCCGGCACGCTCGCCCGGCACCTCACCGACGCCGGGCTCGCCCACCCGCTGCCGCCCGAGCCGGACCACCCCGCGGACCTCACCGTCGTCGTCCCGGTCCTCGGCCGGCCCGGGCCGCTGGCCCGCTGCCTCGCCGGGCTCGGGGACCGCCACCCCGTCCTCGTCGTCGACGACGGCTCGGCCGACCCCGCCGCCATCGCCGAGGTGGCCGCGGCGCACGGGGCGGAACTCGTGCGCCGGGACGTCAACGGCGGTCCCGGCGCCGCCCGGAACACCGCGCTGGACCACGTTTCCACCGAGCTGGTGGCCTTTGTGGACAGTGACTGCGTGCCCGCGCCCGGCTGGGTGGACCCGCTGGCCGCCCACTTCGCCGACCCGCTCGTCGCCGCGGTCGCGCCCCGCGTGCGGGCCCTCGCCGCGGACACCGCCGCCGGCCGGTACACGCGGGCCGCCTCCAGCCTCGACCTCGGGGACCGGCCGGCGCGGGTCGCACCCGGCACCCGGACGTCGTACGTGCCGACCGCCGCGCTCGTCGTCCGCCGGAGCGCGATCACCGGCATCGGCGCCTTCGACCCCGCGCTGCGCGTCGGCGAGGACGTCGACCTGGTCTGGCGGCTGCACGCGGCCGGGTTCCGGGTCCGGTACGCCCCGGACGTCACCGTCGCCCACCACGAACCCGAAACCTGGCGCGCCCTCTTGGGCCGGCGCGCCCGCTACGGCACCTCCGCCGCGCCGCTGGCGAAGCGGCACCCGGGCGCGCTCGCGCCACTGGCGCTGCACCCGTGGCCCGCCTTGACCGTCGGCGCGCTGCTGGCCGGCCGGCCGCTGCTCGCCGCGGGCGGGTTCGCCGGCGCGGTGGCCGGCATGGTCCGCACCGTGCGCGCCCACGACGTCCCGGCCGACGGCGTCGTCCGGGCGATGGCCACCGCCGTCCACCAGACGTGGCTCGGCTGCGGCCGCTACGGCACCCAGTTCGCGGCGCCGCTGCTGGCCGCCCTGCTGGTCCCGCGGGGGTGGCAGCGCCGCGCCGCCGTGGCGTCGCTGCTGTTCGGCCCGCCGCTGACCGCGTGGGCGAAGACCAGGCCCGGACTCGATCCCGTCCGCTACACCGCGGCCGCGATCGCGGACGACGTCGCGTACGGCGGCGGCGTCTGGGCCGGCTGCCTGGCCCACCGCACCCTCGAGCCGGTGCGCCCGGCGCTCGTCCGCCGCCCGGTGCGCTTCACCACGAAGGGAACCCGATGA
- the mftD gene encoding pre-mycofactocin synthase MftD (MftD, an enzyme found in the mycofactocin biosynthesis locus, performs an oxidative deamination of 3-amino-5-[(p-hydroxyphenyl)methyl]-4,4-dimethyl-2-pyrrolidinone (AHDP). The resulting compound, now called pre-mycofactocin (PMFT), is a biologically active redox cofactor that can oxidize the non-exchangeable NADH of TIGR03971 family SDR-type oxidoreductases.), producing MTTWFESIAEAQRRAKKRLPASVYSALIAGSEKGLTLADNLGAFDELRFAPRTAGHHAQRDLATHVLGRDIALPVLISPTGVQAVHPDGEVAVARAAAARGTSIGLSSFGSKPIEEVVAANPNTYFQVYWTGTRDDIVRRLERARAAGAAGIILTLDWSFSHSRDWGSPHIPERLTPRELLRFAPEGLTRPRWLLDYVKTRRLPDLSVPNMASPGEAAPTFFGAYGQWMQTPPPSWEDVAWLRAQWDGPFLLKGVIRVDEARRAVDAGVSALSVSNHGGNNLDGTPATIRALPAIADAVGSEVEVLLDGGIRRGSDVVKALALGAKAVLIGRAYLWGLAAGGQAGVENVLDVLRTGIDSTVLALGKKSVHELTRDDVLAPDGFAVELGTAHEGGPDRSPGHLQRTQ from the coding sequence ATGACCACCTGGTTCGAATCCATCGCCGAGGCCCAGCGCCGCGCGAAGAAACGGCTGCCCGCGTCGGTCTATTCCGCGCTGATCGCCGGCTCGGAGAAGGGCCTCACCCTGGCCGACAACCTCGGCGCGTTCGACGAGCTGCGGTTCGCACCGCGGACGGCGGGCCACCACGCGCAACGAGACCTGGCGACACACGTGCTCGGCCGCGACATCGCCCTCCCGGTGCTGATCTCCCCGACCGGGGTGCAGGCCGTGCACCCCGACGGCGAGGTCGCGGTGGCCAGGGCGGCCGCCGCGCGCGGGACGTCGATCGGGCTGTCCTCCTTCGGCAGCAAGCCGATCGAGGAGGTGGTCGCCGCGAACCCGAACACCTACTTCCAGGTCTACTGGACCGGTACGCGCGACGACATCGTGCGGCGGCTGGAGCGCGCCCGCGCCGCCGGGGCCGCCGGCATCATCCTCACCCTCGACTGGTCGTTCTCGCACAGCCGCGACTGGGGCAGCCCGCACATCCCCGAGCGGCTGACCCCGCGCGAACTGCTGCGCTTCGCCCCGGAAGGCCTGACCCGCCCGCGCTGGCTCCTGGACTACGTCAAGACGCGGCGGCTGCCCGACTTGAGCGTGCCGAACATGGCGTCACCGGGCGAAGCGGCGCCGACGTTCTTCGGCGCGTACGGCCAGTGGATGCAGACGCCGCCGCCGTCGTGGGAGGACGTGGCCTGGCTGCGCGCGCAGTGGGACGGGCCGTTCCTGCTCAAGGGCGTGATCCGGGTCGACGAGGCCCGCCGCGCGGTCGACGCCGGCGTCAGCGCGCTCTCGGTGTCCAACCACGGTGGCAACAACCTCGACGGCACCCCGGCCACGATCCGCGCGCTGCCCGCGATCGCGGACGCCGTCGGCTCGGAGGTGGAAGTCCTGCTGGACGGCGGGATCCGCCGCGGCAGCGACGTGGTGAAAGCGCTGGCGCTGGGGGCCAAGGCGGTCCTGATCGGCCGCGCGTACCTGTGGGGCCTGGCCGCCGGCGGGCAGGCCGGGGTGGAGAACGTCCTCGACGTGCTGCGCACCGGGATCGACTCGACCGTGCTGGCGCTGGGCAAGAAGAGCGTCCACGAACTCACCCGGGACGACGTGCTGGCGCCGGACGGCTTCGCGGTCGAACTCGGCACCGCGCACGAAGGTGGCCCGGACCGGAGCCCGGGCCACCTTCAGCGAACTCAGTAG
- a CDS encoding snapalysin family zinc-dependent metalloprotease, which translates to MSRKFALAGAVALALTMTPLAAGTASAATEQEAAVTTVYYSTASAPTFRSVINAGAANWNRSVTNVRLVERNSGASLRYTEGNDPRGSYASTNGHGSGTIFIDYTQARQYNPTRIAAHETGHALGLPDHYSGPCSELMSGGGPGPSCTNAVPNSAERSRVNSLWANGLVATNAQERVYETVYGY; encoded by the coding sequence ATGTCGAGGAAGTTCGCCCTGGCCGGCGCTGTCGCGCTCGCCCTGACCATGACCCCGCTCGCCGCGGGGACCGCGTCGGCCGCCACCGAGCAGGAAGCCGCGGTCACCACGGTGTACTACAGCACCGCCAGCGCACCGACGTTCCGCTCGGTGATCAACGCCGGTGCCGCCAACTGGAACCGCAGCGTGACCAACGTCAGACTGGTCGAGCGCAACTCCGGCGCGAGCCTGCGCTACACCGAGGGCAACGACCCCCGCGGCTCCTACGCCTCGACCAACGGGCACGGCAGCGGCACCATCTTCATCGACTACACCCAGGCCCGCCAGTACAACCCGACCCGCATCGCGGCCCACGAGACCGGCCACGCCCTCGGGCTGCCCGACCACTACTCGGGCCCGTGCTCGGAGCTGATGTCGGGTGGCGGCCCCGGCCCGTCCTGCACCAACGCGGTGCCGAACTCCGCCGAGCGCAGCCGCGTGAACTCGCTGTGGGCCAACGGCCTCGTGGCGACGAACGCGCAGGAGCGGGTCTACGAAACCGTGTACGGCTACTGA
- a CDS encoding TetR/AcrR family transcriptional regulator: MPRKAGRSPEETRRALLDAAGSVIRTRGISASLDDIAKAAGVSKGGLLYHFPAKDALVRALAQDILDTYRAEVQAALDPEDTAPGRLTRAYVRASLDTSYDEIAVRENIALVAQLISIPEIAELARADAERWNGELRADGLPDHVVTLVVAAADGASTAPLWGVGLEVAAARKLEQQLIALTLDA; the protein is encoded by the coding sequence ATGCCTCGCAAAGCCGGGCGGAGCCCGGAAGAAACGCGCCGGGCGCTGCTCGACGCCGCCGGGTCGGTCATCCGCACCCGGGGGATCTCGGCGTCCCTCGACGACATCGCCAAGGCGGCCGGGGTGTCGAAAGGCGGGCTGCTGTACCACTTCCCGGCCAAGGACGCCCTGGTGCGCGCGCTCGCGCAGGACATCCTGGACACCTACCGCGCCGAGGTGCAGGCGGCGCTCGACCCCGAGGACACCGCACCGGGGCGGCTGACCCGCGCGTACGTCCGGGCGTCGCTGGACACCTCCTACGACGAGATCGCCGTCCGCGAGAACATCGCGCTCGTCGCCCAGCTGATCTCGATCCCCGAGATCGCCGAGCTCGCCCGCGCGGACGCCGAGCGGTGGAACGGGGAACTGCGCGCGGACGGCCTGCCCGACCACGTGGTCACCCTGGTCGTCGCGGCGGCCGACGGCGCCAGCACCGCGCCGCTGTGGGGGGTCGGCCTCGAGGTGGCGGCCGCGCGGAAGCTGGAGCAGCAGCTCATCGCGCTGACGCTGGACGCCTGA
- a CDS encoding MFS transporter, giving the protein MTTLTPAIEPLSHRRRWAALGVLVGAVLLLAVDGTVLYLAVPSLTRELAPTATEILWIGDVYSLALAGLLVTAGNLADRFGRKKVLLLGTAAFGLASALAAFSPTAGVLIAARLLLGIAAATIMPSMLSLIRGLFTDPRERTRAIAIWSAGSGGGIALGPLVGGALLEHFWWGSVFLINVPIVAVFLIAGAVLLPESKNPRPGRFDLLSAGLSMAAIVPLVYAVKHAVGSGVDVQVALAAGIGLAAGTAFVRRQRRVADPLIDVALFRNRAFSGAVLADFVSVFALTGLLFFFSQYLQLVRGFGPLAAGLAEMPATLASIVVVAAVGVVVARLGRGRAVAAGLGVAALGLALVSVAERASHYGWLALALLPVGLGVGLALTLTVDSVLSAVPRDKAGSASAISETAYELGAALGIALLGSLVTVVYRAFLPEDAPAAARDSLAGAVAVLDPASGPAQAAREAFTGAMQVTSVAAAAVTAIAAVIAWRTIPSGKD; this is encoded by the coding sequence ATGACGACCCTGACCCCGGCCATCGAGCCGTTGAGCCACCGGCGCCGCTGGGCGGCACTGGGCGTGCTCGTCGGTGCCGTGCTCCTGCTCGCCGTCGACGGGACCGTGCTCTACCTGGCCGTGCCGTCGCTCACGCGGGAGCTCGCGCCGACGGCCACCGAGATCCTCTGGATCGGCGACGTCTACTCGCTCGCGCTGGCCGGCCTGCTGGTCACCGCGGGCAACCTCGCCGACCGCTTCGGCCGCAAAAAGGTCCTGCTGCTCGGGACCGCCGCGTTCGGGCTGGCCTCCGCGCTGGCCGCCTTCTCCCCCACCGCCGGCGTGCTCATCGCCGCCCGGCTGCTGCTCGGGATCGCCGCCGCGACGATCATGCCGTCGATGCTCTCGCTCATCCGCGGCCTGTTCACCGACCCGCGCGAGCGCACCCGCGCCATCGCGATCTGGTCGGCCGGTTCCGGCGGCGGCATCGCGCTCGGCCCGCTCGTCGGCGGGGCGCTCCTGGAGCACTTCTGGTGGGGCTCGGTGTTCCTGATCAACGTGCCGATCGTCGCCGTCTTCCTGATCGCCGGCGCCGTGCTGCTGCCCGAGTCGAAGAACCCCCGGCCGGGACGCTTCGACCTGCTCTCCGCGGGCCTCTCGATGGCCGCGATCGTCCCGCTCGTCTACGCCGTGAAGCACGCCGTCGGCTCGGGCGTCGACGTTCAGGTGGCGCTCGCGGCCGGGATCGGCCTGGCCGCGGGGACGGCGTTCGTCCGGCGGCAGCGGCGGGTGGCCGATCCGCTGATCGACGTCGCGCTGTTCCGCAACCGCGCCTTCAGCGGGGCGGTCCTCGCGGACTTCGTCTCGGTCTTCGCGCTGACCGGGCTGCTGTTCTTCTTCTCCCAGTACCTGCAGCTCGTCCGCGGCTTCGGCCCGCTGGCGGCGGGGCTGGCGGAGATGCCGGCGACGCTGGCGTCGATCGTCGTCGTCGCCGCGGTGGGCGTGGTCGTCGCCCGGCTCGGCCGGGGCCGCGCGGTCGCGGCGGGCCTCGGCGTCGCCGCGCTCGGGCTGGCGCTGGTTTCCGTGGCGGAACGCGCGTCGCACTACGGCTGGCTCGCGCTGGCACTGCTGCCGGTCGGGCTCGGCGTCGGGCTGGCCTTGACGCTGACCGTCGACTCGGTGCTGTCCGCCGTGCCCCGGGACAAGGCCGGCTCGGCGTCGGCGATCTCGGAAACCGCGTACGAACTCGGCGCCGCGCTCGGCATCGCGCTCCTCGGCTCCTTGGTCACCGTGGTCTACCGCGCGTTCCTGCCCGAGGACGCCCCCGCGGCGGCCCGGGACTCCCTCGCCGGCGCGGTGGCCGTGCTCGACCCGGCGTCCGGGCCGGCGCAGGCCGCCCGCGAAGCCTTCACCGGCGCCATGCAGGTAACGTCCGTCGCGGCCGCCGCCGTCACCGCGATCGCGGCGGTGATCGCCTGGCGCACCATTCCGTCCGGAAAGGACTGA
- a CDS encoding ROK family protein: MRALNQRLVLDRLRVHGEATRPQIAAETGLSKPTVGQALLDLEQHGLVRTTGRSLAGPGRAAVVYRAAPDAGHVVGVDIGRRAIRIAVADLEGSIVARLDEPNRCRSASALVRTVSESVDRAAASAGLAPHDVVATVVGTPGVPDPASGTVHRAPNLPGWERRGLLHELVAALAGAGSDVVVENDANLCAVGEHALGAALGVDVLVCLTVGTGIGMGLLVEGRLFRGAHGAAGEIADLPFGPLPAGTGPRRPGPVETAAAGQAVVSAARSLGLAARSAKDVFRLARDGDSRALRVVEEEAEKLAYVVAAVTAVLDPRLIVLGGGIGGNADLLAPPMRTALAATVPVVPEIVAGQLGEDAVLAGAIATALGTARELVFDRRGLRRVAGGA, encoded by the coding sequence ATGCGGGCACTGAACCAGCGCCTGGTCCTGGACCGGCTGCGCGTGCACGGCGAGGCGACGCGGCCGCAGATCGCGGCGGAAACCGGGCTTTCGAAACCCACGGTGGGACAGGCGCTGCTCGACCTCGAGCAGCACGGACTGGTCCGGACCACTGGGCGCAGCCTGGCCGGGCCGGGCCGCGCGGCCGTCGTCTACCGGGCCGCGCCGGACGCCGGGCACGTCGTCGGCGTCGACATCGGGCGGCGCGCGATCCGGATCGCCGTGGCCGACCTGGAAGGCAGCATCGTCGCGCGCCTCGACGAGCCGAACCGGTGCCGCTCGGCGAGCGCTCTGGTGCGCACGGTGAGCGAGTCCGTCGACCGCGCGGCGGCTTCGGCCGGGCTGGCCCCGCACGACGTCGTCGCGACGGTGGTCGGCACCCCGGGCGTCCCCGACCCGGCGTCCGGCACGGTCCACCGCGCGCCGAACCTCCCGGGCTGGGAGCGGCGCGGGCTGCTGCACGAGCTCGTCGCGGCACTGGCCGGCGCGGGCTCGGACGTCGTGGTGGAGAACGACGCGAACCTGTGCGCGGTGGGCGAGCACGCCCTCGGGGCGGCGCTGGGTGTCGACGTGCTGGTGTGCCTGACGGTCGGCACGGGGATCGGCATGGGACTGCTGGTGGAGGGCCGCCTGTTCCGGGGCGCCCACGGCGCGGCGGGCGAGATCGCGGACCTGCCGTTCGGCCCGCTCCCGGCGGGAACGGGCCCACGGCGGCCGGGCCCGGTGGAGACGGCGGCCGCGGGCCAGGCGGTCGTCTCGGCGGCCCGGTCGCTGGGCTTGGCGGCGCGATCGGCGAAGGACGTGTTCCGGCTGGCCCGGGACGGCGACTCGCGGGCCCTCCGGGTGGTCGAGGAGGAAGCGGAGAAGCTGGCGTACGTGGTCGCGGCGGTCACCGCGGTACTCGACCCCCGGCTCATCGTGCTCGGCGGCGGGATCGGGGGCAACGCGGACTTGCTGGCCCCACCGATGCGGACGGCACTGGCCGCGACGGTGCCGGTGGTCCCGGAGATCGTGGCGGGCCAGCTGGGCGAGGACGCGGTCCTGGCGGGCGCCATCGCAACGGCCCTGGGGACGGCCCGGGAGCTGGTGTTCGACCGGCGCGGGTTGCGCCGGGTGGCGGGCGGAGCTTGA
- a CDS encoding APC family permease produces MSSPTRSGAPQPALERQIGPLQATAINMTQMCGIGPFVTIPAMVATMGGPQAMFGWIIGAIVALADGLIWAELGAAMPGAGGTYLYLREAFQYRTGRLMPFLFVWSAVLFIPLIMSTGIIGLVQYLGYLIPGVTDDAGTTPLGKIIGVGITLVIVAALFRKIGQIGKLTTVLFVVMLIAVLTTVAAAFTHFSGAQAFAFTPGAFSSAGPGTFWGGLGAGLIIAIYDYLGYNTSAYLGGEVRDPGRTLPRSILFSIVGIMSLYFLLQVGVLGSVPLEELKTATSVASTVLEQAWGTVTAKIVTVFIVVAAVGSVFAGLLGGSRVPFEAARDKVFLPMFGKLHPKLNLPTAGVLTMGAITIIGSLFTLTDVINAAVATLVIIQSLAQVVAIATLRRRQPDLKRPYRQWLYPVPTLLALVGWVYIYVSATPLSIGLSLGWIVLGALAYLVYAKAERTWPFGPKEINEAFAADPEGAQA; encoded by the coding sequence GTGAGTTCACCCACCCGTTCAGGGGCGCCGCAGCCGGCCCTTGAGCGCCAGATCGGCCCCCTGCAGGCCACCGCGATCAACATGACCCAGATGTGCGGTATCGGCCCGTTCGTCACGATCCCCGCCATGGTCGCCACCATGGGCGGGCCGCAGGCGATGTTCGGCTGGATCATCGGGGCGATCGTCGCGCTGGCCGACGGGCTCATCTGGGCCGAACTCGGCGCCGCCATGCCGGGTGCCGGCGGCACCTACCTCTACCTGCGCGAAGCGTTCCAGTACCGCACCGGCCGGCTGATGCCGTTCCTGTTCGTGTGGAGCGCGGTGCTGTTCATCCCGCTGATCATGTCGACCGGCATCATCGGCCTCGTCCAGTACCTCGGCTACCTGATCCCCGGCGTCACCGACGACGCGGGCACCACGCCGCTGGGCAAGATCATCGGCGTCGGCATCACGCTCGTCATCGTCGCCGCGCTGTTCCGCAAGATCGGCCAGATCGGCAAGCTCACGACGGTGCTGTTCGTGGTCATGCTGATCGCGGTGCTCACCACCGTCGCCGCCGCCTTCACGCACTTCAGCGGCGCGCAAGCGTTCGCCTTCACGCCGGGCGCGTTCAGCTCGGCCGGCCCCGGCACGTTCTGGGGCGGCCTCGGCGCCGGCCTGATCATCGCCATCTACGACTACCTCGGCTACAACACCAGCGCCTACCTCGGCGGCGAGGTGCGCGACCCGGGCCGGACGCTCCCGCGGTCGATCCTCTTCTCCATCGTCGGCATCATGAGCCTGTACTTCCTGCTGCAGGTCGGCGTCCTCGGCTCGGTCCCGCTCGAGGAGCTGAAGACCGCCACCTCGGTCGCGTCCACCGTGCTCGAACAGGCGTGGGGCACCGTAACGGCGAAGATCGTCACCGTCTTCATCGTCGTCGCGGCCGTCGGCTCGGTGTTCGCCGGCCTGCTCGGCGGTTCGCGCGTGCCGTTCGAAGCCGCGCGCGACAAGGTGTTCCTGCCGATGTTCGGCAAGCTGCACCCGAAGCTGAACCTGCCGACCGCGGGCGTGCTCACGATGGGCGCCATCACGATCATCGGCTCGCTGTTCACGCTGACCGACGTCATCAACGCCGCCGTCGCGACCCTCGTCATCATCCAGTCGCTGGCCCAGGTCGTGGCCATCGCGACGCTGCGCCGCCGCCAGCCGGACCTGAAGCGGCCGTACCGGCAGTGGCTGTACCCGGTGCCGACACTGCTCGCGCTGGTCGGCTGGGTCTACATCTACGTTTCCGCGACGCCGCTGTCCATCGGGCTTTCGCTGGGCTGGATCGTCCTCGGCGCGCTGGCGTACCTCGTCTACGCCAAGGCCGAACGCACCTGGCCGTTCGGTCCCAAGGAGATCAACGAGGCTTTCGCCGCCGACCCGGAAGGGGCCCAGGCATGA